Within Sorghum bicolor cultivar BTx623 chromosome 2, Sorghum_bicolor_NCBIv3, whole genome shotgun sequence, the genomic segment GACGATCTACAAGGTGCGGTAGCTAATGTGCTTGTTCGTTCGCTTCCCTTGTGTTCGTGGAAATGCTTCTCTCACTGTAAGAGCTGTGAAGTACTGCCAAGGGGGAGGTGATAACATAAATGGAAAATTATATATGCATTTACCTATTTTCTCTGCCGAAGATACCAAGTTcaaatttcatatatatatgtacatgaTTAAAGAAAACATCATCTGACAAATCATTAGGGGAACAAGAAAGAAGACAAAAATAGTTATTATTTCAAAGTTTATCTCTTTTACTTATTATTACAAAGTTTTGAGTTTCATGTTTCAAAGTTGTGCTACCCAATGGAGGTCATATCAtacataaaaaaaaatcatgttgAATTGATGCCCAGACTAACTGTTAATTGCATGGTTGCACCTCAATATACCATCGCATTTGGCAATGTTGCCTTGCTGCAAAAACTTCATTTAGCCCACTAGTTATTTGGCACATCTGAGAAGCAGCAACAGTGTCTTCAATAGCTTTATCAATCTTTTCTTACCATATGCTGCTGAGAATGATGCAAGTATCAGGTGCTGGAAACATTCGCTTCTATTCAAGTGCTCTACCATGCCAATTGAGGATCAGTGTATCTTTTGCGCACTAAGTCGTGCTTATGCAAAAATTGGCATTTGGAGTTACCAACTTCCCATTGGTTAACTGTAGTTTTAAGTTACCTTCATCGTCAatacttttttttagaaaattgtGAAATAGTAGGTCTTTGCCATCATGGAGCACTGGATCACGTAGGCAGTACCCAGTGCTCAATACTCAATACTCAATAGAGACTTCACAGTTCACAATAAAGGAAAAATAGATCCTGCTGGAAAAATGAAGACTTCAAACACCCATCTTCTCTCCTATCCCTCTCTTCTAAATCAAATAAAAAGGAAAGAGGTTTTCTTTTAGCCTTGAAATAGTTGCCTGACCAACTCTTTGGCTTTCTTGGTAGGTCAAAGAAGTAGCTGACATTGCACATAGACACATTAGCCAGCAACTATGTTTTTAAGTTGATTACTGATGTTTGACAAGGTTTTACCCATGGGTGGTTCTCAGTCTAGTATGTGAACCACGGAGCCAAAGGGGAATCCAGTATATGACCATTATACTCGCTCTAGCTATCATTGTTTGGGCCCATGCATCGTGAGTGGGAAACACGGACTAAGAGATGGAAGATGATTGTAGTTACTTATCCAATAGTTTTAGACATACATAATATTGTGAATTTCATTTCTATTGCATCTGAATGAAGCTTTGGGCCCATGCCTGTGTACTGGTCATTGGTATCTCCTTGTGATGATGTTAAACTAAGTCGATTTTCTTTCTCAATTTTATTAGGGGAGAGTGAGTACATCTGATGTGTTTGGTGTCAAAGACTCCGATTTGGTCCCAGGAAAATATGAAGGTGAAGACTAAATTCAGTTTGTTCTTTACGTCATATTTGTATTTATTTGGCTCTGTGAACTTGAGCATAACCATGGGCACCAGGTGGGTTGAAGCTGTGGGAAGGTTCATTAGACTTGGTGAAGGCCCTGAATTCTGATATCAAAGAAGATAAACTAAGTCTAGAAGGCAAACATGTATTAGAGGTGTGATGCTTGCTCTCAtgttcatggttatgcatgtaCCATGTGAATCTCTGATTGTTAATTAAATTCTTTTTCTACTGAAATCACTGAGACTTGTTACTTTTGGTGCGACCTTTCCTCTTTTCTGCAATAAGGGACGCAAGCAAGCGGCTTTGTCTGCGATCCTGCAAATATGCCATTTTTATGCGGGTTCCTGCATTTGCGGACTCATAGACAAGCCTTGTATCCCGCAGTGTATATATACTTGTGAACAGATGAATCTGCACTAATAATCTACTTATATTAGCTACTTTATTTTGATTTTTTAGCTTGGTTGTGGACATGGCCTCCCTGGCATTTTTGCAGGTCTCAAGGTATTGCCCTTGATCCTTTCCTTTCTGGCATTTTCAAATAATTCCTCGCGTATATTGATTTTTCAAAAACTCGAACTGTCAGGGTGCTGACCTGATTCATTTCCAAGATTTCAATGCTGAGGTGCTTAGGTGCTTGACTATACCAAATGTAAAAGTCAATCTTTTCAAGGACTCACCTGAAGGAACATGTACACCTCGGATTGTTGGTTTCTTTGCTGGTGATTGGAGTGAAATGGATAAGCTACTACTTTGCGGGGATGCTGAGCAAGACAGAACAGCCAGTGGTGATACAGAAGGGCAAATGTGTAATGGTTATGATATCATCCTGATGGCGGAGACTGTCTACGCACTATCTTCTCTTCCAAATCTCTACAGGCTTATCAAGAAGGTCAACATTcaaaattttcatttttctGAATATTCTTTCTCAAACATTAAAATTTGCTTAATATCGTTTTTCTTACACACTGAAAGCTTTCTGCAGTGCTTGCGCTACCCTGGGGGTGTGGTTTACATGGCAGGGAAGAAGCATTACTTTGGGGTAGGTGGTGGCACAAGGCAGTTTCTGCGCTTGGTTGAAAAAGATGGTAAGTTGTCTGTTTTCTCTGACTAGAGCTGTTAATCAACGTGATTTTTGTTCATGCACCCCATACTCCATACCTTGCTTCCAGTAGGATCAAATGTTCGTTCTGTGAACTTGTGAAATAACACGTTTGAGAAATCATATTTGTCTGCTACATGGTGATCGGATCATTTATGTTtcattctctttcttcttcataTGTCAATCTTATCTAAATCATTGAAGATATTCAACTTTGACTGCTACTATGTACAGAACTATTTAGATTGCTAACATGGAATTATTACTATTAATCAGTTTGATTTGTTAAATATTTTCAAATTATAAGGGAAGGTATTTTTTTACTACCATATTACTACAAATGATGTTTTTCCCCCCGAAAAGATAGCAAAAGCTTTGTTTTGCCGTAAATATTGTTagaagaaaataatttttttttgacaatagAAGAAAAGAATTGACCTAGTTTATGAGGGAAACCGGGCCtaaaaactatacaattagggGTTGAACCCAGTCACCCACACAACTTGGGTTCACAGACAGCACATCTAGGGGGTTCACAACCGCATCCCAAACATCTTCGATCAGAAGATCAAACTAACAATGTCGGGCGCCACAACTTGCTCAGGAACTCATCACTAAGCATGACGCATTGACGCACCCCAAGCAACAACTCATAGCCAACTGTATAGGAGCAAAACACCaaggagaaaaagaaaaccaaaacaaaaaccaaCCTGACGAAGCTGAACCAAGGTTCTGGAGATGCTTGATGTCCCGTTTAGGAAGGGAACGATGCCAACCCAAACAGGTTTGGGTTTTCACTTGCAACAACCGAGTGTGAATGCCAATAAGGCACCTCCAAGGAGGAAGCGATGTTCACAGACGTTGCCGTCCAAGCTTTCTCCTCGACCTCAACTGACCCAACCCCAACAGAGTGGCTAGAGCACGAGCGCGCCCAGCTACACTCCCACGTCCCACAGCTGCAGCCCATTGTTGCCATGCCACAGCGGCCACCAACCCTGTCACTGGACGTTGGTGACATACTTGAGCGTTCCTGCTATCACGGTATCACCAAAACATCAAGTAGTTAGAATGTAGATTATCCATTCTTAATATGATATTCTACATGCCATGAACAATGGATAATATTATATTTTTTGTTGATGTGAGCATAACTAGAGTACAAacagtttctctggatccatcttGTTGATTATGTTTTACTTTTGCACACCATGTGGGATCAGGTGTTGCTTTTACTAACTTTTGGCTGTTCTCAGGCGCTATGCAACCCGAGCGGCTCAATGATGTTGCTGATGGATCATCCAATGTTAGGGAGGTTTGGAAATTTTCATT encodes:
- the LOC8054609 gene encoding histidine protein methyltransferase 1 homolog, with product MDDTEAAKNTATTGPTFASPLFSFSNPGGASFGSGFGFDSGAPPAPPPPSVEVQLCEESPVAAARMEPVVVDDSLTIYKGRVSTSDVFGVKDSDLVPGKYEGGLKLWEGSLDLVKALNSDIKEDKLSLEGKHVLELGCGHGLPGIFAGLKGADLIHFQDFNAEVLRCLTIPNVKVNLFKDSPEGTCTPRIVGFFAGDWSEMDKLLLCGDAEQDRTASGDTEGQMCNGYDIILMAETVYALSSLPNLYRLIKKCLRYPGGVVYMAGKKHYFGVGGGTRQFLRLVEKDGAMQPERLNDVADGSSNVREVWKFSFK